The nucleotide window TTTGGTATGAGGGCATCACAATCTCTTTCAGATTTAATGCAGGATATAAAAGCTAATTCTTCAAAGTGGATAAATGAAAAGAGATTTTTGAAGTGTAGATTTTCATGGTAAGAAGGTTTTGGTGCATTCTCATACAGTAAATCACAGATTCCAAAAGTTATAAATTATATTAATAATCAGGAAGAACATCACAAAAAAAAGAGTTTCAGTGAAGAATATAAAGAATTTTTGCAAGCATTTAACATTAATTATGATGAACGATATATTTTTAAACCGATTGAATTTTAACTATCTCATGCCTACGGCATTTATGTTTGTATGATATTTATTTCTACCGATATATTGTCCCTATGGGACATTAAATGAAGGATAAGGTAGAATTTTCACATTCTATTTTACCGAGCAGGAAAGTCAGAAAAGACTGGAGGGAAAATGACTGAACCGATTCTTCCTCAACTAAAACCGATTCCCATCAAAGACCGTGTTTCCGTTTTGTTTGTGGAAAAAGGAAATCTGGATGTTCTCGATGGTGCTTTTGTAGTGGTGGACAAGAACGGTGTGCGCACACATATTCCTGTTGGTGGTGTTGCCTGCCTGATGCTGGAGCCCGGGACAAGGGTATCACATGCGGCCGTGACTCTTGCTTCCCGAGTGGGTTGTCTTCTCGTCTGGATTGGCGACGGCGGCGTTCGACTCTATGCCTCTGGTCAACCAGGAGGGGCACGGGCAGACAGGTTGTTGTATCAGGCTAAACTGGCATTGGATGATACGGCAAGATTGAAAGTGGTGCGAAAGATGTATGCTATGAGATTCAAGGAAGACCCTCCTGAAAGGCGAAGTGTTGAACAATTACGGGGAATAGAAGGAGTAAGGGTGCGGAAGATGTACGAGCTTCTTGCCAGG belongs to bacterium and includes:
- the cas1e gene encoding type I-E CRISPR-associated endonuclease Cas1e, translated to MTEPILPQLKPIPIKDRVSVLFVEKGNLDVLDGAFVVVDKNGVRTHIPVGGVACLMLEPGTRVSHAAVTLASRVGCLLVWIGDGGVRLYASGQPGGARADRLLYQAKLALDDTARLKVVRKMYAMRFKEDPPERRSVEQLRGIEGVRVRKMYELLARQYKVEWKSRNYDYNEWGSGDIPNRCLSSATACLYGICEAAILAAGYAPAVGFIHTGKPQSFVYDIADIFKFETVVPVAFKIAAKKPANPEREVRLACRDIFRQSGLLKRIIPTIEEILAAGEMSMPKLPEESLMPAIPNKEGFGDVGHRG